From the genome of Candidozyma auris chromosome 2, complete sequence, one region includes:
- the PEX4 gene encoding E2 ubiquitin-protein ligase peroxin 4, which translates to MSQKRLLKELKQLNKHHPSLTNAQIMSIEPLTDDSLYEWSAIIAKPTKADSPYYYNGQWTLDITVSDQYPNKPPKVYFSRKTPICHPNINIETGEICLDILKDESWSPAWNLEHVVVAILMLIDDPEPDSPLNIDSANLFRSDKAAFESVVQYHLWKFGTFFEGAKEPSGVKSHAILAYDVSSEEEDEPDSEAENPDGASKRGDFSKDGSYGDKSISESYQNLSLHGGSSGNGSQEAIESVPVTFSEEEKRESVKQIHEVGEQVTQEFIKKANEVGANSPPSGEAFMMDMQSVHQQVAHNVQRQVDEVCHKTASSPQPRIITTLSKYPQEDVEKVKARFLHHVDQQVNEIRRLHEYRQAVA; encoded by the coding sequence ATGTCCCAGAAGCGTCTTTTAAAGGAGCTCAAGCAGCTAAATAAGCACCACCCGTCGTTGACAAATGCTCAAATCATGAGCATAGAGCCTTTAACCGACGACTCTCTTTACGAGTGGAGTGCAATTATCGCCAAACCGACGAAAGCTGATAGCCCTTACTATTACAACGGGCAGTGGACGCTTGACATCACTGTGAGCGATCAATATCCAAATAAGCCGCCAAAAGTgtatttttcaagaaagacacCCATCTGTCACCCGAACATCAACATCGAAACAGGGGAGATTTGCCTCGACATTTTAAAAGACGAGAGTTGGCTGCCGGCGTGGAACTTGGAGCACGTTGTGGTGGCGATCTTGATGCTTATAGACGACCCGGAGCCCGACTCGCCGCTCAATATTGACCTGGCCAACTTGTTCCGTTCAGACAAGGCTGCGTTTGAGTCTGTGGTGCAATACCACCTCTGGAAATTCGgcactttttttgaaggcGCCAAGGAGCCCTCGGGAGTGAAGCTGCATGCCATTCTCGCGTACGATGTGAgctctgaagaagaagatgagccAGACCTGGAGGCGGAGAATCCCGACGGAGCTTCGAAGAGGGGagacttctcaaaagatGGCAGCTACGGCGACAAGAGTATATCTGAAAGCTATCAGAATCTCAGCCTACACGGGGGCCTGAGTGGTAACGGATCGCAAGAGGCGATTGAATCCGTGCCTGTGACTTTTagcgaggaggagaagagagaaagcGTGAAGCAGATCCATGAGGTCGGAGAGCAAGTGACACAAGAATTTATCAAGAAAGCTAACGAAGTGGGAGCTAATTCACCTCCTTCGGGTGAAGCATTTATGATGGACATGCAGAGCGTTCACCAGCAAGTGGCACACAACGTGCAGCGACAGGTGGACGAGGTGTGTCATAAAACTGCGAGTTCTCCCCAGCCCCGAATCATCACAACCCTCAGCAAGTACCCGCAGGAAGATGTGGAGAAAGTTAAAGCGAGGTTTCTCCACCATGTCGACCAGCAGGTCAACGAGATCAGAAGACTCCACGAGTACAGACAGGCTGTTGCTTGA
- the VPS16 gene encoding tethering complex subunit VPS16, which produces MLSSPSLSWQKLHDVYYSIRTCYDPLNWPIENLHANYRVAVSTHTTLIALAARSAQYPNVIDVYSLSGNKIWSVIFNSTPQEHIIDFAFRDEDLVVVLSSGKYRLYTDFEGTFNEYSYTDNLSKLNNQHDQKGQKYVITNLENNETEEIFDALEAQVWGQLLVLRHRNRIIFSELTTFQNYDLLLDHMDLAEVNGITFLSTKDSKTDFLLSYAKTIYTVKLDFLASTSEFIDQKLTDGPFTKVSASPSGSLISIFNEKSSKIYVVRKLFDKVLLEFDTSNESSAPFMIEWAGNDAIILSLRDEIKLIGPNQISISFFYDIVDQEEFDLNRLPKETPDSNISFTIPIIKTEPDGLRIITSKKVEFLSRVPQSSINIHSVGSSHPSLILLDCVSKLRDHSSKADTNISFLKSENTLREAMSGCLDAVLHEFDVQWQKAILKAVSFGKIYDNDYYNADEYLKVVNIVKVLNQLRYPEFGLFLTHRVVEHIGWETVIKMLLRRQAHFLALKVISLLRLSDLTDLVYSHWCCCKIKKERSMSDYELFRIIAKKLISYEKQKPGNTKRNHISVLEISNVAYQEGRLDLCKLLITLEPTMLAKLKEYLMIEEIELALVKTFQAGDLDLCRLLLLHFQDSLPKLQLFKLLNQNEQSGLLRDTSARQLLNDEDIKIILQDNLFIGGDLIGNFWVQNMAKHNASMLDSYYKHESKSLERSIAKVKKFLTQEKDVENINYEEVYQVHKQKLHTLLSHQKYSTIVQKELGVLELKKKLSEMYQTSFFGEKSLTDVLVKLIKMHQIKIANKVIKEHKVPQEKLWYLVLELYCRMNEFERLHKFITGSNSGSKLKSPIGMAVIAETCITYGAPKAYVSVYINAITDAPYGKIVELYLQIGEFSEAAEVAFNNKDSASLQAILKRARGLDNSTIDEIKSYISRL; this is translated from the coding sequence ATGTTGTCGAGCCCAAGCCTCTCGTGGCAGAAGCTTCATGATGTCTATTACAGTATACGAACATGTTATGACCCGTTGAACTGGCCAATTGAAAATCTCCATGCAAACTACCGTGTGGCGGTATCGACCCACACAACGCTAATAGCACTAGCAGCTCGATCTGCTCAGTACCCCAATGTGATTGACGTTTACTCATTAAGCGGTAACAAGATATGGTccgtcatcttcaattccaCCCCACAAGAACACATAATTGATTTTGCCTTCCGAGACGAGGACCTTGTGGTTGTTCTCAGTAGCGGCAAGTATAGATTATACACAGACTTCGAGGGCACTTTCAATGAGTATAGCTATACGGATAATCTTTCTAAGTTGAATAATCAGCATGACCAGAAGGGCCAGAAATATGTGATCACTAATCTCGAGAACAACGAGACAGAGGAGATATTTGACGCTCTAGAGGCCCAAGTGTGGGGTCAATTACTTGTCCTTCGGCACAGAAATAGGATTATATTTTCAGAATTGACCACGTTCCAGAACTATGACCTTTTATTGGACCACATGGACTTGGCAGAAGTCAATGGCATCACTTTTCTCTCCACAAAAGACCTGAAAACagattttttgttgagttATGCCAAGACAATATACACCGTGAAGCTTGACTTCCTCGCTTCCACCTCGGAGTTCATTGACCAAAAGCTCACCGATGGACCTTTCACGAAGGTCTCCGCGTCTCCCAGCGGATCACTAATATCGATATTCAATGAGAAAAGCTCCAAAATTTACGTTGTCAGAAAActctttgacaaagtcTTGCTCGAGTTTGATACATCCAACGAATCTAGTGCACCCTTCATGATCGAATGGGCCGGTAACGACGCAATAATTTTGTCCTTGCGGGACGAAATAAAACTCATAGGACCCAACCAGATATCCATCTCATTTTTCTACGATATAGTGGATCAAGAAGAGTTCGACCTAAATCGACTTCCGAAGGAGACTCCAGACTCAAACATCTCATTCACAATTCCAATAATTAAGACCGAGCCGGATGGATTGAGAATAATTACctccaagaaggtggaATTTCTTTCTCGTGTCCCACAATCGTCTATAAACATCCATCTGGTGGGCTCGTCACATCCATCCTTGATTCTCCTTGATTGTGTTAGCAAATTGAGAGATCATTCTTCCAAAGCGGACACAAATAtctcattcttgaaaagcgAGAATACGCTCAGAGAGGCAATGTCTGGCTGTTTGGATGCCGTTTTACACGAGTTTGATGTCCAATGGCAAAAGGCGATTTTGAAGGCAGTGTCCTTTGGAAAGATTTATGATAATGATTACTATAATGCGGATGAGTACCTAAAGGTGGTAAATATTGTGAAGGTATTGAATCAACTTCGATATCCAGAGTTTGGTCTTTTCCTTACGCATCGAGTCGTGGAGCACATTGGTTGGGAAACGGTCATCAAGatgctcttgagaagacAGGCACATTTCTTGGCCTTGAAAGTCATCTCGTTGCTTCGCTTGAGTGACCTCACTGACCTAGTGTACTCGCATTGGTGCTGTTGCAAAATAAAGAAGGAACGATCCATGTCCGACTATGAACTCTTCAGGATTATTGCCAAAAAACTAATTTCAtatgaaaaacaaaagcCAGGTAATACCAAAAGGAACCATATATCAGTACTAGAGATATCCAATGTCGCTTATCAGGAGGGCAGACTCGATTTATGCAAACTACTTATCACACTTGAGCCAACCATGTTAGCAAAATTGAAAGAGTATTTGatgattgaagagattgagcTAGCACTTGTGAAAACTTTTCAGGCAGGTGACCTTGATTTGTGTCGCCTTCTTTTATTGCATTTTCAGGATAGCCTTCCCAAATTGCAGCTTTTCAAGTTATTGAACCAAAATGAGCAAAGCGGTTTGCTTCGAGACACTTCTGCTAGACAACTTCTAAACGACGAAGATATCAAGATTATACTTCAAGATAATCTATTTATCGGTGGAGATCTCATTGGAAACTTTTGGGTTCAAAATATGGCAAAACATAATGCTAGCATGTTGGACTCGTACTATAAGCATGAGAGTAAGTCTTTGGAGAGAAGCATTGCTAAAGTAAAGAAATTTTTGACGCAGGAAAAAGATGTCGAAAATATCAACTATGAAGAAGTGTACCAGGTACACAAACAAAAACTTCATACACTTCTTAGCCACCAGAAATACTCGACAATTGTGCAGAAAGAGCTAGGGGTTCTCGaacttaaaaaaaaattgtctGAAATGTATCAAacatctttttttggagagaaATCGCTTACTGATGTGCTCGTCAAGCTTATTAAAATGCATCAAATAAAGATTGCAAACAAGGTGATAAAGGAGCACAAGGTTCCCCAGGAAAAGCTTTGGTATTTGGTACTCGAACTCTACTGCAGAATGAATGAGTTTGAGCGTCTTCATAAGTTCATCACTGGAAGTAACAGTGGCCTGAAGCTAAAGTCACCCATCGGTATGGCTGTCATCGCCGAAACCTGTATAACATATGGTGCTCCAAAAGCATATGTGCTGGTCTACATCAATGCAATCACCGATGCACCATATGGAAAAATTGTTGAACTTTATTTGCAAATTGGCGAATTCAgtgaggctgctgaggtagccttcaacaacaaagaCAGTGCAAGCTTGCAAGCGATATTAAAAAGAGCTCGTGGGTTGGATAATTCAActattgatgaaatcaagaGCTACATATCGCGCCTCTGA
- the SIT4 gene encoding type 2A-related serine/threonine-protein phosphatase SIT4 translates to MVERGPDQWLEQIKNCISLSENDMKQLCELVKELLMEESNIQPVSSPVTVCGDIHGQFHDLLELFKISGGIPTEDNDTNYIFLGDYVDRGYFSLETFTLLMVLKVKFPNRITLVRGNHESRQITQVYGFYDECLTKYGSTTVWKYCCQVFDFLTLAAIIDGKILCVHGGLSPEIRMLDQIRVLSRAQEVPHEGGFCDLVWSDPDNIDKWAVSPRGAGWLFGSKVSREFNHINNLDLIARAHQLVMEGFRYHFKEKDVVTVWSAPNYCYRCGNVASVMQVGSDLEPNFKIFSAVQDGDLAAKNNPSKQQRIDYFL, encoded by the coding sequence ATGGTTGAAAGAGGGCCCGACCAGTGGTTGGAGCAAATAAAGAATTGCATATCCCTTTCTGAAAATGACATGAAACAGCTTTGTGAGCTCGTGAAAGAGCTTCTAATGGAAGAGTCCAACATTCAGCCGGTTCTGCTGCCGGTGACCGTTTGTGGAGACATTCATGGCCAATTCCACGACTTGCTAGAACTTTTTAAAATATCCGGTGGCATACCCACAGAAGATAACGACACGAACTATATATTTTTGGGGGACTACGTCGACAGAGGATACTTTTCATTGGAGACATTCACGCTACTTATGGTTTTGAAAGTGAAGTTCCCCAACCGGATCACTTTGGTTCGTGGTAACCACGAGTCGAGACAGATTACCCAGGTGTACGGCTTCTACGACGAGTGCTTAACGAAATACGGTTCCACCACAGTGTGGAAGTACTGCTGTCAGGTGTTCGATTTTTTGACGTTGGCAGCCATCATTGACGGGAAAATTCTTTGTGTCCACGGCGGCTTGTCTCCCGAGATTCGCATGTTGGATCAAATCCGTGTGTTGAGCAGGGCTCAAGAAGTTCCTCACGAGGGCGGCTTCTGTGATTTGGTATGGTCCGACCCGGACAATATCGACAAGTGGGCCGTGTCGCCTCGAGGCGCTGGGTGGCTCTTTGGGTCAAAGGTTAGCCGTGAGTTCAATCACATTAACAATTTGGACTTGATAGCAAGAGCGCATCAGTTAGTAATGGAGGGTTTCCGGTATCAtttcaaggagaaggatgTGGTGACAGTGTGGTCTGCTCCAAACTACTGCTACAGGTGTGGTAATGTTGCTAGTGTAATGCAGGTTGGCAGTGATTTGGAACCCAATTTCAAGATTTTCAGCGCTGTTCAGGATGGCGATTTGGCAGCTAAAAACAACCCCTCGAAGCAACAGAGAATTGATTACTTCTTATGA
- a CDS encoding mitochondrial 37S ribosomal protein bS18m, protein MMSLRSALSRRAFSGCASLLNKSKVLPSSPEMKSQEAWSESNGDDSFITKTVVGMARNIQETSKPPVNVHKFYNSKFEFGQTYDPFDYSTTKMAMNNKAKLKKRPSLLNYDNGAHDPFVKAGLNPLDLYMMPEVLSRFVSSTGQILPRDRTRCNAVNQKKLSIAIKRARVSGLLSTVHKHNRFTPHRVL, encoded by the coding sequence ATGATGTCACTTCGACTGGCTCTTTCGAGGAGGGCTTTTTCAGGATGTGCCTCGttgctcaacaagagcAAAGTGTTGCCTTCGTCGCCCGAAATGAAGTCTCAGGAGGCATGGTCTGAGTCCAACGGAGACGActccttcatcaccaagacTGTAGTGGGGATGGCCAGAAACATTCAAGAAACAAGCAAGCCACCAGTGAACGTGCACAAATTTTACAACAGCAAATTTGAATTTGGACAAACGTACGACCCGTTCGACTACAGTACTACGAAGATGGCCATGAACAACAAggcaaagttgaagaaaagaccCAGCCTCTTGAATTACGACAATGGTGCCCACGATCCGTTTGTGAAAGCAGGGCTCAATCCGCTCGATTTGTATATGATGCCCGAAGTCTTGTCTAGGTTTGTGTCTTCTACAGGGCAGATTCTCCCAAGAGACAGGACCAGGTGCAACGCCGTGaaccaaaagaaactcaGCATTGCCATCAAGAGAGCCCGTGTAAGTGGTCTCTTGTCCACTGTGCACAAGCACAACCGCTTCACTCCCCACCGTGTTCTTTAG
- the ELC1 gene encoding elongin C: MAEANDSTSYITLVSADNHKFVLMKDVASISSVLRNMEEFEEGQTGKINLDMDGEILDVVVNYLHYHYKYKDQEDTGEIPEFKIPTHLALELLVKADYLDI, from the coding sequence atGGCGGAAGCAAATGACTCGACAAGCTATATAACGCTAGTGTCTGCTGATAATCACAAGTTtgtgttgatgaaagaCGTGGCGCTGATATCTTCAGTGCTTCGAAACATGGAGGAGTTCGAGGAAGGGCAAACTGGCAAGATCAATTTGGACATGGACGGCGAGATCCTAGATGTGGTTGTGAACTACTTGCATTACCACTACAAGTACAAAGATCAGGAAGACACGGGTGAAATCCCCGAATTCAAGATCCCCACCCACTTGGCCCTCGAGCTACTTGTTAAGGCAGACTACTTGGATATATGA
- the NOP4 gene encoding mRNA-binding ribosome biosynthesis protein NOP4 yields the protein MTEPLEDTTVRSEENDDHLDKKTLFVRAIPKEATSEDVSEYFSQFVPVKHAVVVTDDEKQSRGFGFVSFTMEDDTLTALVESKKVKFRDRFLRVDIAKRRDRKGKEGAEPRQKEDHALLVEKRKARLIIRNLPWSCKSAETLKKLFSKYGAVHDAYIPMKKGGLMKGFAFVVMKKKAAAERAVKESVGLKIDGREVAVDLALEKSKWEQVREAEEDMKSTGRERESGNEIIKEEDDTEIKEEENSEVDSESGDDDEEFDELNGDKVKEEDEDMVEDEEEEEEDEDKEKQNKQEAFSIFVRNIPYDADKDSLKTHFSQFGPVKYALPVIDKVTGLAKGSAFVAFKTEEGYTSCLSNAPSVSTTSMLISDDVSPKYVYQGRILSIVSTVDRSSASKLAERNSLKRKELYGKEVGDKDRRNLFLLNEGRITQHSKLAEIISKTDMEVREKSYKLRVQQLNKNPTLHLSLTRLAIRNLPRAMTSKALKALGRKAVVQFATEVKDGKRQPLSKEEISRSTKAKHEFEEDIKATEDAEKKKKKGKHSGVVKQAKVIMEIKGTGEAGRSRGYGFLEFRDHKSALMGLRWLNAHEVTNEEIMAGLDEEEQKIASLEGVTKRRLIVEFAIENAQVVKRRKDKVFIARNNKRKREEGEEEDVEQNEEGPSSKKQKKGKKGKKGNMKKGPKSTKSDETKEDEKKSNNKSGLPEDVKQIIGKKRKLRKGKK from the coding sequence ATGACTGAACCGTTGGAGGATACCACGGTCAGAAGCGAAGAGAATGATGACCATTTGGACAAGAAAACGCTTTTTGTGAGAGCAATTCCAAAAGAAGCCACTTCTGAAGACGTTTCCGAGTACTTCTCGCAATTTGTGCCTGTAAAGCACGCGGTAGTGGTCACAGATGATGAGAAACAATCAAGAGGATTTGGATTTGTCTCTTTCACGATGGAGGATGATACCTTGACTGCATTAGTCGAATCTAAGAAAGTGAAATTTCGTGATAGATTCCTCAGGGTGGATATTGCTAAGAGAAGAGACAGAAAGGGTAAAGAAGGCGCTGAGCCTCGGCAGAAAGAGGACCATGCACTTCTAGTGGAAAAAAGGAAGGCTCGTTTAATTATAAGGAATTTGCCTTGGTCATGCAAGAGCGCAGAAACGCTCAAGAAACTATTCCTGAAGTATGGTGCTGTGCACGATGCATACATTCCTATGAAGAAGGGCGGATTGATGAAAGGGTTTGCCTTCGtagtgatgaagaaaaaagctgCCGCTGAAAGAGCGGTCAAGGAATCTGTTGGATTAAAAATCGACGGGAGGGAGGTTGCTGTCGACTTGGCCCTTGAGAAGTCCAAGTGGGAGCAAGTTCGTGAAGCCGAGGAGGATATGAAGAGTACGGGtagagaaagagaaagtggaAACGAGATaatcaaggaagaggacGACACAGAAataaaagaagaggaaaattCTGAGGTCGATTCGGAATCCGgcgatgacgatgaagaatttgacgaACTCAATGgtgacaaagtcaaggaagaggacGAGGACATGgttgaggatgaagaagaagaggaggaggatgaagataaagaaaagcaaaacaaGCAAGAAGCTTTCTCAATCTTTGTCAGAAACATCCCTTACGACGCCGACAAGGATTCTTTAAAGACTCATTTCAGTCAGTTTGGTCCCGTTAAGTACGCTTTACCTGTCATTGACAAGGTTACTGGCCTCGCAAAAGGATCTGcttttgttgctttcaAAACGGAGGAGGGGTACACCTCCTGTCTTCTGAACGCTCCATCAGTTTCCACAACCTCCATGTTGATTTCAGATGACGTTCTGCCGAAATACGTTTACCAGGGTCGTATTCTTTCAATTGTCTCCACAGTTGATAGAAGCTCAGCAAGTAAGCTCGCAGAGAGAAACCTGCTTAAACGTAAAGAGTTGTACGGAAAAGAGGTCGGCGATAAGGATCGCAGAAACTTGTTTTTGCTTAATGAAGGTCGTATCACACAACACTCGAAGTTGGCTGAAATTATATCCAAAACAGACATGGAGGTGAGAGAGAAGTCATACAAGTTGCGTGTGCAGCAGCTCAATAAGAACCCCACGTTGCACTTATCTCTCACAAGATTAGCAATCAGGAATCTTCCGAGAGCCATGACTTCCAAGGCCTTGAAGGCTTTGGGTCGTAAAGCTGTTGTCCAGTTTGCGACCGAGGTTAAGGACGGTAAGAGACAGCCATTGTCAAAGGAGGAAATCAGCCGTTCCACCAAAGCCAAACAcgaatttgaagaagacatcaaGGCAACAGAGGATgccgagaagaagaagaaaaagggcAAACACTCCGGTGTTGTTAAGCAGGCCAAGGTCATCATGGAAATCAAGGGTACTGGCGAAGCTGGAAGAAGTAGAGGATATGGTTTCTTGGAATTTAGAGATCATAAGTCTGCATTAATGGGTCTTCGTTGGTTGAATGCTCACGAAGTCACGAACGAAGAAATTATGGCCGGCTTAGACGAAGAGGAACAGAAGATTGCAAGCCTTGAGGGAGTTACCAAAAGACGCCTTATAGTCGAGTTCGCCATTGAAAACGCTCAAGTtgtgaagagaagaaaggaTAAGGTATTTATTGCCAGAAATaacaagaggaagagagaagagggtgaagaagaggacgTCGAGCAGAATGAAGAGGGTCCCTCCTCtaagaagcaaaagaagggcaagaaaGGCAAGAAAGGTAACATGAAGAAGGGACCAAAGAGTACCAAATCAGATGAGACgaaggaagatgagaagaagtcCAACAACAAATCAGGACTTCCAGAGGATGTTAAGCAAATTATCggcaagaaaagaaaactAAGGAAGGGGAAGAAGTAA
- a CDS encoding microtubule-binding protein BIM1, producing MVVGESRTELLNWLNATLDLNYTKVEQCGTGAAYCQLMDNIYGGVPLGKVKFDPKLSEYEARSNMKVLQAAFNKHKISKQIEVERLIKCRLQDNLELLQWFKRHWNEHKDVNVAYDAVARRRSGGARTPSGPNSRRNTITTTSNPSSASSATKASRVSSGSYNVVGTAGEGSSLTVPKRRVSSQGSARGGIGEDGRLADLRAELEQARAEISENRVSLETLETERNFYFNKLREIEILTENVVNAFEKEDAASKEIQKMPLPQLVKQIQEILWHKDTGFETNADDMDAEFF from the coding sequence ATGGTCGTTGGCGAAAGCAGAACAGAACTTCTCAACTGGCTCAATGCCACGCTCGATCTCAATTATACCAAGGTCGAACAGTGTGGTACCGGCGCTGCCTACTGCCAATTGATGGACAACATCTACGGAGGAGTTCCCTTGGGAAAAGTCAAGTTTGACCCCAAATTGAGTGAGTACGAGGCCAGAAGCAACATGAAGGTGCTTCAGGCGGCgttcaacaagcacaaaatCCTGAAACAAATCGAGGTCGAGCGCCTCATCAAGTGTAGGCTTCAGGATAAtttggagcttcttcagtggTTCAAGAGACATTGGAATGAACACAAGGACGTCAATGTGGCGTACGACGCTGTGGCAAGAAGACGACTGGGAGGAGCCAGAACACCGCTGGGGCCcaactcaagaagaaatacCATCACCACAACGTCGAATCCTTCGAGTGCAAGCTCAGCTACAAAAGCAAGCAGGGTGAGCTCTGGAAGCTACAACGTTGTTGGCACTGCTGGAGAGGGTTCGTCGCTTACCGTGCCCAAGAGGCGAGTTTCGAGTCAGGGAAGCGCCAGAGGAGGTATTGGCGAAGATGGACGTTTGGCAGATCTTAGAGCCGAGTTAGAGCAAGCAAGAGCAGAAATTAGTGAAAACAGAGTGAGTTTGGAGACGCTAGAGACAGAGAGAAACTtctacttcaacaagcttcGGGAAATTGAAATCTTGACCGAGAATGTGGTGAATGCgtttgagaaggaggaCGCAGCTTCTAAAGAGATTCAGAAGATGCCCCTTCCGCAGTTGGTGAAACAGATTCAGGAAATACTTTGGCATAAAGACACAGGTTTCGAAACTAACGCTGATGACATGGACGCTGAATTCTTTTAG
- the CHL4 gene encoding Chl4p, with translation MTKGKHRNVLPNTYIPLLSKDILNSVLGRLQKQSLIALISLWPRLKNTQPQLDKENALSSQTELNRMARQDAREMKENEKKWKKSKIVDKILYEYWNHGLNLLQLAQIDCQLIVDSPSAFLWNSSTVKDVENSDVPLNLDPSIFLNSLAAELSKVFMSYIYVCKHPNMPLILVRVQVFDLIPHLKRGRGRPRADQPHITSHKAYFLAFPLNSPHLIHSPGTDLVSQIILNVVENCLSHNRRNQHRLVTPENQKAVRSLESIHILKGCSRFSSSLGAWTPYADNTVDCSPLASISKQLNDRSKEERAVSHKDRIMKLANIRYKGAADGKVKSERLFDDFRPLKKLKLENGDSQAADFSSVAPVRFVEYELQEKVAEDDDELSQIKVKFIGNDVFGGLHELASMAYREDSAVIDPRTVPGWLTGEEGMKSGKVRNGRFYDN, from the coding sequence ATGACGAAAGGAAAGCACAGAAACGTTCTACCGAACACTTATATTCCACTCTTGTCTAAAGACATTCTCAATTCTGTGCTTGGGCGTCTACAAAAGCAAAGTCTCATTGCGCTAATTCTGCTATGGCCTCGCCTCAAGAATACTCAACCGCAATTAGATAAGGAGAATGCCTTGAGTAGCCAGACTGAATTGAATCGGATGGCACGGCAAGATGCTCGAGAAATGAAAGAAaacgagaagaagtggaagaagtcaaagatCGTGGATAAGATCTTGTATGAGTACTGGAATCACGGATTGAATTTGCTACAATTGGCTCAGATCGACTGTCAGCTAATAGTGGACAGCCCTAGTGCCTTCTTATGGAACCTGTCAACAGTCAAAGATGTCGAAAATAGTGATGTGCCTCTAAACTTGGATCCGTCTATATTTTTGAACTCGTTGGCTGCTGAATTGAGTAAGGTTTTCATGTCCTATATTTACGTCTGCAAGCATCCTAACATGCCTCTCATTTTAGTCAGAGTGCAAGTTTTTGATCTCATCCCACATCTCAAACGCGGCAGGGGCCGTCCAAGAGCAGATCAACCGCATATCACCTCACACAAGGCTTACTTTTTAGCATTTCCTTTAAACTCACCGCATCTCATTCACTCGCCTGGCACCGATCTCGTCTCTCAAATCATTCTcaatgttgttgaaaaCTGTCTATCGCATAATCGTCGCAATCAACATCGTTTGGTAACACCTGAAAATCAGAAAGCTGTGCGTTCGCTTGAATCGATACATATCTTAAAAGGCTGCTCCCGTTTCTCGAGTAGCTTGGGTGCCTGGACACCTTATGCAGATAACACGGTTGACTGCTCGCCGCTAGCTAGCATCTCAAAACAATTGAACGACAGATCGAAGGAAGAACGAGCTGTGTCTCATAAAGATCGTATTATGAAGCTCGCCAACATACGGTACAAGGGAGCGGCGGATGGAAAAGTGAAATCAGAGAGATTATTCGATGATTTTAGACCACTAAAAAAGTTAAAGCTTGAAAATGGTGATTCTCAAGCTGCTGACTTCTCATCTGTTGCCCCTGTTCGATTTGTTGAATATGAATTACAGGAAAAGGTAGCagaggatgatgacgagTTGTCACAGATCAAGGTCAAATTCATTGGGAACGACGTGTTTGGTGGGTTGCACGAACTAGCATCTATGGCTTATCGGGAAGATAGTGCTGTGATCGACCCCAGAACTGTTCCTGGGTGGCTTACAGGTGAGGAAGGTATGAAGTCAGGAAAGGTTAGAAACGGTAGATTTTACGATAACTAA